The proteins below are encoded in one region of Acetoanaerobium noterae:
- the thiM gene encoding hydroxyethylthiazole kinase encodes MKDKVISSLHKLRDISPLVHHITNSVTINDCANITLAIGASPVMADDENEVKEMVNLAKALVLNIGTLNARTVESMLIAGKEANKIGIPIVLDPVGAGATSYRTMWAQRLFEELNISVIRGNASEIMAMSGLTGNTKGVDSSSESDVAISCAKELIGFKPCTVAITGAVDIVIDEVRELRLKNGTKMMKQVTGTGCMASSLTGSFCASGVEPFLAAASALTVIGIAGELAECSLKNNEGIGTFRTRLFDYVHTMDANKINLYMEALENEKIRA; translated from the coding sequence ATGAAAGATAAAGTTATAAGTTCGCTTCATAAACTTAGAGATATTAGTCCGCTAGTGCATCATATTACAAATAGTGTAACTATAAATGACTGTGCCAATATCACCCTAGCTATAGGAGCATCCCCAGTTATGGCTGATGATGAAAATGAAGTAAAGGAAATGGTAAACTTAGCAAAAGCTCTAGTGCTAAACATAGGAACCCTAAATGCTAGAACAGTAGAGTCTATGCTAATTGCAGGAAAAGAAGCAAATAAAATTGGAATACCTATAGTATTAGACCCTGTAGGAGCAGGAGCCACAAGTTATAGAACTATGTGGGCGCAAAGATTATTTGAAGAATTAAATATTTCAGTGATAAGAGGAAATGCTTCAGAAATAATGGCAATGTCCGGACTTACAGGAAATACAAAAGGAGTAGACTCATCTAGTGAATCAGATGTAGCTATATCCTGTGCAAAAGAACTCATTGGATTTAAACCTTGCACAGTAGCTATAACTGGAGCTGTAGATATCGTAATAGATGAGGTTAGAGAGCTAAGATTAAAAAATGGAACCAAAATGATGAAGCAAGTCACAGGAACAGGATGCATGGCTAGCTCATTAACAGGAAGTTTTTGTGCATCAGGAGTAGAGCCATTTTTGGCTGCAGCTTCAGCTCTTACAGTAATAGGAATAGCTGGAGAACTAGCAGAATGCAGTCTTAAGAACAACGAAGGAATAGGAACCTTTAGAACTAGATTATTTGACTACGTACATACTATGGATGCCAATAAAATTAATCTGTATATGGAGGCTTTGGAAAATGAAAAAATCAGAGCTTAG
- a CDS encoding bleomycin resistance protein: MTYNRLIPEITVTSIKESLSFYCDVLGFEKTYEGEDKDFSFISFYGSQLLLQENSNEAWKKYELEYPFGRGVNFSIETDDIDKLVSNLEKANISLLCPLEERWYKKDDMEHGEKHFIVMDPDGYILRFMQDLGQKTI, from the coding sequence ATGACCTATAACAGACTGATACCTGAAATCACTGTAACATCTATTAAAGAAAGCCTTTCTTTTTACTGTGATGTTTTAGGCTTTGAAAAAACTTACGAAGGCGAGGATAAGGATTTTTCTTTTATTTCATTTTATGGCTCTCAGCTTTTACTTCAAGAAAATTCTAATGAAGCATGGAAGAAATATGAGCTAGAATATCCTTTTGGAAGAGGCGTTAACTTTTCTATAGAAACTGATGACATCGATAAACTAGTTTCTAATTTGGAAAAAGCTAATATCAGCTTGCTTTGTCCTTTAGAAGAACGCTGGTATAAAAAAGACGATATGGAGCATGGAGAAAAGCACTTTATAGTTATGGATCCCGATGGCTATATATTAAGATTTATGCAAGATTTAGGTCAAAAAACTATCTAA
- the thiC gene encoding phosphomethylpyrimidine synthase ThiC: MNYSTQMDAARKGIVTKEMEIVAKEEYMDINVLMERVANGSIAIPANKNHKSLSPKGVGQGLSTKINVNLGISKDCPDIEPELEKVKKAIEMKAEAIMDLSSFGKTEEFRKRLVEMSSAMIGTVPIYDAVGFYDKELKDITAKEFLDVVRKHAIDGVDFMTIHAGINKETAEVFKRNKRLTNIVSRGGSLMYAWMQLNNAENPFFEYYDELLDICAEYDVTLSLGDALRPGSINDASDACQIKELITLGELTKRAWEKNVQIIIEGPGHMAIDEIQANMLLQKRLCHNAPFYVLGPIVTDVAPGYDHITSAIGGAIAATYGADFLCYVTPAEHLRLPNLEDMKEGIIASRIAAHAADIAKKIPKAREWDNKMSKARADIDWETMFKLSMDEEKARRYRKESMPENEDTCTMCGKMCAMRTMNKIMAGEDLNILREA; the protein is encoded by the coding sequence ATGAATTATTCAACTCAAATGGATGCAGCAAGAAAAGGCATTGTAACTAAAGAAATGGAAATAGTAGCAAAAGAAGAATACATGGATATCAATGTACTTATGGAAAGAGTTGCAAATGGAAGTATAGCAATCCCTGCAAATAAAAATCATAAAAGCCTAAGTCCTAAAGGAGTAGGTCAAGGGCTAAGTACAAAAATTAATGTGAATTTAGGTATATCAAAGGACTGCCCAGACATTGAACCAGAGCTAGAAAAAGTAAAAAAAGCTATAGAGATGAAAGCTGAAGCCATCATGGACCTTAGCTCATTTGGAAAAACAGAAGAATTTAGAAAAAGACTAGTTGAAATGTCATCTGCTATGATAGGAACTGTGCCTATATATGATGCTGTTGGATTTTATGACAAAGAGCTTAAGGATATCACAGCAAAAGAGTTTCTGGATGTAGTAAGAAAGCATGCAATCGATGGCGTAGATTTTATGACTATCCATGCAGGCATAAACAAAGAAACAGCTGAGGTTTTCAAAAGAAATAAAAGACTTACTAACATAGTATCTAGAGGGGGCTCTTTAATGTATGCATGGATGCAGCTAAACAATGCAGAAAACCCATTTTTTGAATACTATGATGAGCTACTAGATATATGCGCCGAGTATGATGTAACCCTTAGCCTAGGTGATGCTCTTAGACCAGGAAGTATAAATGATGCATCTGATGCTTGCCAGATAAAAGAATTAATCACACTAGGAGAGCTTACTAAGCGTGCTTGGGAGAAAAACGTACAGATTATAATCGAAGGACCAGGTCATATGGCTATAGATGAGATTCAAGCAAATATGCTACTTCAAAAAAGACTTTGCCACAATGCACCATTTTATGTACTTGGACCTATAGTTACTGATGTAGCCCCTGGATATGACCATATCACTTCAGCAATAGGTGGAGCAATAGCAGCTACCTATGGAGCGGATTTTCTATGCTATGTTACTCCAGCAGAGCATCTTAGACTTCCTAACCTAGAAGACATGAAGGAAGGAATAATAGCATCAAGAATAGCTGCTCATGCTGCTGATATAGCTAAAAAAATTCCAAAAGCAAGAGAATGGGATAACAAAATGAGTAAGGCTAGAGCTGATATAGACTGGGAAACCATGTTCAAGCTATCTATGGATGAAGAAAAAGCAAGAAGATATCGCAAGGAATCAATGCCTGAAAATGAAGATACTTGTACAATGTGCGGAAAAATGTGCGCGATGAGAACAATGAACAAAATAATGGCAGGAGAAGACTTGAATATTTTAAGAGAAGCATAA
- a CDS encoding transcription repressor NadR: MEATKRRLEIEKRLVDSDIYLSGSELAKEFKVSRQVIVQDIAILRAKGIPILATPQGYIISKINEEGYRKVIASKHDTLEDLEEELKIIIDNGGKILDVIIEHDIYGDIRVDLGISSRKELKNFIAKLSTGNSKPLSAITDGVHFHTIEVNKKDDMTDILKELDEKGYLIAEQ, encoded by the coding sequence ATGGAAGCAACAAAAAGAAGACTGGAGATAGAAAAAAGATTAGTAGATAGCGACATTTATTTAAGTGGCTCAGAGCTAGCTAAGGAATTTAAAGTTAGCAGACAAGTAATAGTTCAAGATATTGCAATACTAAGGGCTAAAGGTATTCCAATACTTGCTACCCCTCAGGGCTATATCATTTCAAAAATAAATGAAGAAGGCTATAGAAAGGTAATTGCGTCAAAGCATGATACCTTGGAAGATTTAGAGGAAGAGCTAAAAATAATTATTGATAATGGCGGAAAGATATTAGATGTAATTATAGAGCATGATATATACGGCGATATTAGAGTTGATTTAGGTATTTCATCTAGAAAGGAGCTTAAAAATTTTATTGCAAAGCTCTCAACTGGAAACTCAAAGCCATTGTCGGCAATAACTGATGGAGTTCATTTTCACACTATAGAAGTAAATAAAAAAGATGATATGACAGACATCTTAAAAGAGCTAGATGAAAAAGGATACTTGATTGCAGAGCAATAA
- the thiE gene encoding thiamine phosphate synthase: MKKSELRKKTDYSLYLVTDRLCLSGKDLFHSVEEAIKGGVTVVQLREKTASSREFYQIGLKLKEITRSHNIPLIINDRVDIALALDAEGVHVGQDDLDAQLVRKLIGKDKILGVSAKTLSQATKAIESEADYIGVGAIFPTSTKADASELGLLDISDICSKINIPVLGIGGINQENISKLNNLGLDGICVVSAILGQADCLNATKNLRQSVDNLLKI; the protein is encoded by the coding sequence ATGAAAAAATCAGAGCTTAGAAAAAAAACTGACTACTCACTATATTTAGTTACAGATAGACTTTGCCTTTCAGGGAAAGACTTATTTCATAGTGTTGAAGAAGCCATAAAAGGCGGTGTGACTGTAGTTCAGCTAAGAGAAAAAACAGCATCTAGCAGAGAATTTTATCAAATAGGATTAAAGCTAAAAGAAATCACTAGAAGTCATAATATTCCTCTCATTATCAACGACAGAGTAGATATAGCTCTAGCCCTAGATGCTGAGGGAGTACATGTGGGACAAGATGATTTAGATGCTCAGCTTGTTAGAAAACTTATAGGAAAAGATAAAATTTTAGGAGTTTCTGCAAAGACCTTAAGTCAAGCTACAAAAGCAATAGAGAGTGAAGCTGATTATATAGGAGTGGGAGCAATTTTTCCAACCTCAACTAAAGCTGATGCTAGTGAGCTTGGACTTTTAGATATTTCTGATATATGCAGTAAAATTAATATTCCAGTGCTTGGGATAGGCGGAATAAATCAGGAAAACATTTCAAAGCTAAACAATCTTGGACTAGATGGTATTTGTGTAGTATCAGCAATATTAGGGCAAGCAGACTGCCTAAATGCTACAAAAAATTTAAGACAATCAGTTGATAATCTATTAAAAATTTAA
- a CDS encoding stalk domain-containing protein, which yields MLKKYIIITSVIFSCLFGLNPSYAQSPIVDVNFKVNDIYEDEESVIIQAIVYNLGNTNINGFNDIDVVLKSMNDELIAQGTFEIDDLKAISFEPGESFFFTGAMNKTAPVTYPYKYVAESSVNWNNITELSDDIKLYINSEQIVLEQKPVIINNRMLVPISTIASNFDYEVNWNQAEKSVTLARGPKSVKLTINSAVASVDSENVSIDTAPIILNNRTMVPISFIVDAFGADYAWGAQTKILSIYY from the coding sequence ATGTTAAAAAAATATATTATAATAACTTCAGTTATATTTTCTTGTTTGTTTGGACTAAATCCTAGCTATGCACAGTCTCCAATCGTAGATGTAAATTTTAAAGTCAATGATATTTACGAGGATGAGGAAAGTGTAATAATTCAAGCTATAGTTTACAACCTAGGCAATACAAATATAAATGGGTTTAATGATATCGATGTAGTTTTGAAAAGTATGAATGATGAGCTAATTGCTCAAGGAACTTTTGAGATAGATGATTTAAAAGCTATAAGCTTTGAACCAGGAGAATCTTTTTTCTTTACTGGTGCTATGAACAAAACAGCTCCTGTCACTTATCCCTATAAATATGTAGCAGAATCTAGTGTCAATTGGAACAATATAACAGAGCTTTCAGATGATATCAAACTTTATATCAATAGCGAGCAAATAGTTTTGGAACAAAAACCTGTAATAATAAACAATAGAATGTTAGTTCCTATTTCAACAATAGCTTCGAATTTTGATTATGAAGTAAACTGGAATCAAGCAGAAAAATCTGTTACCTTGGCACGCGGCCCAAAATCAGTAAAGCTTACAATAAATAGTGCTGTTGCAAGTGTTGATAGCGAGAATGTAAGTATAGATACAGCTCCTATAATATTAAATAATAGAACTATGGTTCCTATTTCATTTATAGTGGATGCCTTTGGCGCAGATTATGCCTGGGGTGCTCAAACAAAAATTTTATCCATTTATTATTAA